Proteins encoded together in one Bradyrhizobium sp. PSBB068 window:
- a CDS encoding AtpZ/AtpI family protein produces the protein MAENTNDGASGSRDQSPPDEAALSARLGSLDHRLSEIRDSRRNKTDQSGTESGDSAARASAMALGFRLSSELIAGVAVGAAIGWGVDHWLSTSPFGFIVFMLLGFVAGVFNVVRSAGVASGKR, from the coding sequence ATGGCTGAGAACACCAACGACGGCGCAAGTGGAAGTCGCGATCAATCGCCTCCTGACGAAGCTGCGCTTTCCGCAAGGCTCGGAAGTCTCGATCATCGGTTGTCAGAAATTCGCGACAGCCGCAGGAACAAGACTGATCAATCCGGTACTGAAAGCGGGGACAGTGCCGCCAGAGCTTCGGCGATGGCGCTCGGTTTTCGTCTTTCCTCGGAGCTGATCGCGGGCGTTGCCGTCGGAGCGGCGATTGGCTGGGGGGTCGACCATTGGCTGTCGACGTCGCCATTCGGCTTCATCGTGTTCATGCTGCTCGGCTTCGTCGCCGGCGTGTTCAACGTGGTGAGGTCCGCGGGCGTGGCTTCAGGCAAGCGTTGA
- a CDS encoding MHS family MFS transporter: protein MTKDERFVILASSLGTVFEWYDFYLYGSLAGIIGTQFFTIAGADGKPMFDQATRDIFALLAFAAGFLVRPFGAIVFGRIGDIVGRKYTFLVTILIMGLSTFIVGLLPGAAQIGIAAPIILIALRLLQGLALGGEYGGAATYVAEHAPPGKRGYYTSFIQTTATLGLFLSLLVILFTRTATGEPGFAGAPGAYWGGWRVPFLVSVLLLGISVWIRLRLNESPVFQRMKEEGKTSKAPLTEAFGTWSNAKIVILALLGLTMGQAVIWYTGQFYALFFLQSILKVDGYTANLLIAWALLLGTGFFLVFGALSDRIGRKPIILAGCLIGALTLFPIFKMITTNANPALEKAYETVKVQVVADPAGCGDLFNPVGTRVFTAPCDTARAFLAQSSVKYATVPGPAGSPVKVTVNDKDVPYTDAKTSNPAITAAVLAAGYPKPGDAGIVKMSNPFDVFRPQVAAVIGLLFILVLYVTMVYGPIAAMLVELFPTRIRYTSMSLPYHIGNGWFGGLLPATAFAITASTGDIYSGLWYPVIFAAITVVVGALFIPETKDVDITKT from the coding sequence ATGACCAAGGATGAGCGTTTCGTCATCCTCGCGTCGTCGCTCGGCACCGTGTTCGAGTGGTACGACTTCTATCTCTACGGCTCGCTGGCCGGCATCATCGGCACGCAGTTCTTCACGATCGCCGGCGCCGACGGCAAGCCGATGTTCGACCAGGCCACGCGTGACATCTTCGCGCTGCTGGCCTTTGCGGCAGGCTTCCTGGTGCGCCCGTTCGGCGCCATCGTGTTCGGCCGCATCGGCGACATCGTCGGCCGCAAATACACCTTCCTCGTCACCATCCTGATCATGGGCCTGTCGACCTTCATCGTCGGCTTGTTGCCCGGGGCGGCCCAGATCGGCATCGCAGCACCGATCATCCTGATTGCGTTGCGCCTGCTCCAGGGTCTCGCGCTCGGCGGCGAGTATGGTGGCGCGGCGACCTACGTTGCCGAGCATGCGCCTCCGGGCAAGCGCGGCTACTACACCTCCTTCATCCAGACCACGGCAACACTCGGCCTGTTCCTGTCGCTATTGGTGATCCTGTTCACCCGCACCGCGACCGGCGAGCCCGGCTTCGCCGGCGCACCGGGCGCCTATTGGGGCGGCTGGCGCGTTCCGTTCCTGGTGTCGGTGCTGCTGCTCGGCATCTCGGTCTGGATCCGGCTGCGGCTGAATGAATCGCCGGTGTTCCAGCGCATGAAGGAGGAAGGCAAGACCTCCAAGGCGCCGCTGACCGAAGCCTTCGGGACCTGGAGCAACGCCAAGATCGTGATCCTCGCCCTGCTCGGCCTGACCATGGGCCAGGCGGTGATCTGGTACACGGGGCAGTTCTACGCGCTGTTCTTCCTGCAATCGATCCTCAAGGTCGACGGCTACACCGCCAACCTCCTGATCGCCTGGGCGCTGCTGCTCGGCACCGGCTTCTTCCTGGTGTTCGGCGCGCTGTCGGACCGCATCGGCCGCAAGCCGATCATCCTGGCGGGCTGCCTGATCGGCGCACTCACTCTGTTCCCGATCTTCAAGATGATCACGACCAACGCCAACCCGGCGCTGGAGAAGGCCTACGAGACGGTCAAGGTGCAGGTGGTGGCGGATCCCGCCGGCTGCGGCGATCTGTTCAACCCGGTCGGTACCCGCGTCTTCACCGCGCCTTGCGACACCGCCCGCGCCTTCCTTGCCCAGTCGTCGGTGAAATACGCGACGGTACCGGGCCCGGCCGGCTCGCCGGTGAAGGTCACGGTCAACGACAAGGACGTGCCGTACACGGACGCCAAGACGTCGAACCCCGCGATCACGGCGGCGGTGCTGGCGGCGGGCTATCCGAAGCCGGGTGATGCCGGCATCGTCAAGATGTCGAACCCGTTCGACGTCTTCCGTCCGCAGGTGGCTGCGGTCATCGGACTGCTGTTCATCCTGGTGCTCTACGTCACCATGGTCTACGGCCCGATCGCCGCCATGCTGGTCGAACTGTTCCCGACCCGCATCCGCTACACCTCGATGTCGCTGCCCTATCATATCGGCAACGGCTGGTTCGGCGGCCTGCTCCCGGCGACCGCGTTCGCGATCACCGCCTCGACCGGCGATATCTACTCCGGTCTCTGGTATCCAGTCATCTTCGCGGCAATCACCGTCGTGGTCGGCGCGCTGTTCATTCCGGAAACCAAGGACGTCGACATCACCAAGACCTGA
- a CDS encoding 2-hydroxychromene-2-carboxylate isomerase: protein MPRQIDYYFSLQSPWAYIGHTPFVRLVSTYDLKVNYRPVLLVDLFSETGGLPLAKRHPVRQRYRLIELQRWRDKRGLNFHLQPANWPFNARLADGVVIAVLEAGLDPEPFLQRAYPAVWELELNLADPATLVKLADDAGLPGRQLVERSGSDAISAAYEQNRQNALDAGVFGSPGYVLDGEVFWGQDRIELLDDALKSGRKPYSSVGEGQESD from the coding sequence ATGCCGCGCCAGATCGACTACTACTTCTCGCTGCAATCACCCTGGGCCTATATCGGCCACACGCCCTTCGTTCGGCTCGTAAGCACTTACGATCTCAAGGTAAATTACCGGCCCGTGCTGCTCGTCGATCTGTTCTCGGAGACCGGCGGGCTGCCGCTCGCCAAGCGCCATCCGGTGCGGCAGCGCTATCGGTTGATCGAGTTGCAGCGCTGGCGCGACAAGCGCGGGCTGAATTTTCACCTGCAGCCGGCCAACTGGCCGTTCAACGCACGCCTCGCCGATGGCGTCGTGATCGCAGTGCTCGAGGCGGGTCTCGATCCCGAGCCGTTCCTGCAACGCGCCTACCCCGCGGTCTGGGAGCTAGAGCTCAACCTTGCCGATCCCGCGACGCTGGTGAAGCTCGCCGACGATGCGGGTTTGCCGGGCCGGCAACTGGTGGAGCGCTCGGGTTCTGATGCGATCAGCGCGGCCTACGAGCAGAACCGCCAGAATGCGTTGGATGCCGGCGTGTTCGGCTCGCCCGGATATGTGCTCGACGGCGAGGTCTTCTGGGGGCAGGACCGGATCGAATTGCTCGACGACGCGTTGAAGTCAGGCCGCAAGCCCTATAGCTCTGTGGGTGAGGGGCAGGAATCAGACTGA
- a CDS encoding YjbQ family protein, with protein sequence MTSPRTMSRSAPSSVAATSIASSRLTVETPGAGFTDVTREVAKFLREVRAGEGAVTLFIRHTSASLTIQENADPTVLADLMTALDRAAPEHGGWRHDTEGSDDMPAHIKTMLTATSLQVPVLDGEMALGTWQGIYLIEHRAKAHRREVVLQFIGAVR encoded by the coding sequence ATGACCTCACCAAGAACAATGTCCCGCTCAGCGCCATCCTCCGTCGCGGCAACCAGCATCGCCTCCTCGCGCTTGACGGTGGAAACGCCGGGCGCCGGCTTCACCGACGTCACGCGCGAGGTCGCAAAGTTCCTGCGTGAGGTGCGCGCCGGCGAGGGCGCGGTGACGCTGTTCATCCGTCACACCTCGGCTTCGCTGACGATCCAGGAGAATGCCGATCCGACCGTGTTGGCCGACCTGATGACGGCGCTCGACCGCGCAGCGCCGGAACACGGCGGCTGGCGTCACGACACCGAAGGTTCCGATGACATGCCGGCGCATATCAAGACCATGCTGACGGCGACCTCGCTGCAGGTCCCGGTGCTCGACGGCGAGATGGCGCTTGGCACCTGGCAGGGCATCTATCTGATCGAGCATCGCGCTAAGGCGCATCGGCGCGAGGTCGTGCTGCAATTCATCGGCGCCGTGCGCTGA
- a CDS encoding response regulator transcription factor codes for MAAANTHLVIADDHPLFRDALRQAVSSVVSSATISEAGSFEDLTGLLERDSEVDLILLDLSMPGISGFSGLIYLRAQYPAIPVVIVSASDDAGTIRRSLDFGASGFIPKRFGVETLRDAIMKVMEGDVWVPPDTDLSAAGDPDMTRLRDRLVTLTPQQVRVLMMLSEGLLNKQIAYELGVSEATIKAHVSAILQKLGVESRTQAVIAAAKIAGGQWRQGTPST; via the coding sequence ATTGCTGCTGCCAATACTCACCTTGTCATCGCCGACGACCATCCGCTGTTCCGCGATGCGTTGCGCCAGGCGGTGTCGAGCGTCGTGAGTTCGGCCACGATCAGCGAGGCCGGATCGTTCGAGGACCTGACCGGACTGCTGGAACGGGACTCCGAGGTCGACCTGATCCTGCTCGACCTGTCGATGCCGGGGATCAGCGGCTTTTCCGGGCTGATCTATCTGCGGGCGCAATATCCGGCGATCCCGGTGGTCATCGTGTCCGCCAGCGACGATGCCGGAACCATCCGCCGCTCGCTCGACTTCGGCGCCTCGGGGTTCATCCCCAAGCGGTTCGGCGTCGAGACGCTGCGCGATGCCATCATGAAGGTAATGGAAGGCGATGTCTGGGTTCCGCCGGACACCGACCTGTCGGCCGCCGGCGATCCCGACATGACCCGGCTGCGCGACCGCCTGGTGACACTCACCCCGCAGCAGGTGCGGGTGCTGATGATGCTGTCCGAGGGGCTGCTGAACAAGCAGATCGCCTATGAGCTCGGCGTCTCCGAAGCGACCATCAAGGCCCATGTCTCGGCCATCCTCCAGAAACTCGGCGTCGAAAGCCGGACCCAGGCTGTGATCGCCGCCGCCAAGATCGCCGGTGGCCAGTGGCGCCAGGGCACGCCGTCGACGTAG
- a CDS encoding F0F1 ATP synthase subunit A: MKIDPIHQFNIEPLFTLGHIGNHTIAFTNSSLYMFIAVLLIALLMLASGRELVPGRLQSVAELSYEFIASTIRGNAGAEGMKFFPLIFSLFMFICVSNLVGVVPYTFTIATHLIVTAALALLVFFTVLIYGLYKNGPKFFKIFVPSGVPVYILPLVMFIEVLSFFLRPVSHSVRLFANMLAGHIALKVFAGFVAMLGFSLGALGWVGGVLPLALTVALYALELLVAFLQAYVFAILTCIYLNDAIHPGH; encoded by the coding sequence ATGAAAATCGACCCGATCCATCAGTTCAATATCGAGCCCCTCTTCACGCTCGGCCACATCGGCAATCACACGATCGCCTTCACCAATTCGTCGCTCTACATGTTCATCGCGGTGCTGCTGATCGCACTGCTGATGCTGGCGAGCGGCCGGGAGCTGGTCCCGGGACGGCTGCAGTCGGTCGCCGAACTCTCCTACGAGTTCATCGCCTCGACGATCCGCGGCAACGCCGGCGCGGAAGGCATGAAGTTCTTCCCGCTGATCTTCTCGCTGTTCATGTTCATCTGCGTCTCGAACCTGGTGGGCGTCGTCCCCTACACGTTCACGATCGCGACCCACCTGATCGTGACCGCGGCGCTGGCGCTTTTGGTGTTCTTCACCGTCCTGATCTACGGCCTCTACAAGAACGGCCCGAAATTCTTCAAGATTTTCGTCCCCTCCGGCGTTCCGGTCTACATCCTGCCGCTGGTCATGTTCATCGAGGTCCTGTCGTTCTTCCTGCGGCCGGTCTCGCACAGCGTTCGTCTGTTCGCCAACATGCTGGCCGGCCACATCGCGCTGAAGGTGTTCGCGGGCTTTGTCGCGATGCTCGGCTTCTCGCTGGGCGCGCTCGGCTGGGTCGGCGGTGTGCTGCCGCTGGCGCTCACGGTCGCGCTGTACGCCCTCGAACTGCTGGTCGCGTTCCTGCAGGCCTACGTGTTCGCGATCCTGACCTGCATCTACCTCAACGACGCCATTCATCCGGGACACTAA